AGCGCCAATTTACACGCGCGCGCGCTACTTGCCCCCAACCAAGCTGCTTAATTGTAAGATAACCGAGTCGATGATTGGTGAAGGTTGCATTCTCAAAAATTGCGAAGTGAGTCATTCGGTATTAGGGATTCGCAGTCGCATTGAGTCGGGATGCAAGATTGAAGATAGCTTGCTGATGGGTGCTGATTACTACGAACCTTTTGCCGAACGGCGTTCTGGTGGTGAATCTCTTGATAAAGTACCGATTGGGATTGGCGAGGGAACGACAATTCGCCGCGCAATTGTTGACAAGAATGCTCGCATTGGTCGCAATGTTCTGATCTTGAACAAAGACAGAATTGAAGAATCCAATCGGGAAAAGGACGGGTTTTATATCCGTAGTGGCATTGTTGTGATTCTGAAAAATGCAGTCATTCCGGATGGGATGGTGATTTAGCGATCGCGCGACCCCTGCCATCTCTAGACGATCTGAGGTTGGGATTGGGGGGATTCCCCGCGTACTGACCAAATTCCGGTGAAACTCAACACAGGAAACCTTGGGTTGGGTTTCACCCTTGTTTGGCGGGAGTTTCTCAATCGGTTACGGATATTGCGTGTTGGCGCGATCGCGAAAACCGAACCTCCTCAACCTCCAAGCTTTGTTACGCTAACATTAAATACAAAAACAGTCTAAAAATCCTACTTATTTATCAAGAAATTTCAGGACATATTTAGAACTCGTACAGCGACAAGAGGAGACAGGTATTGATGGCTTCAACAGACTTTAAAGACTACTATGCCATCCTGGGGATAAGCAAAACAGCAAGTCCAGAGGAGATCAAGAAGGCATTTCGCAAACTTGCCCTCAAATATCATCCGGATCGCAACTCCGGAGATCGAGCATCAGAAGCGAAGTTTAAAGAAGTCAGCGAAGCCTACGAAGTTTTATCAGATCCGGACAAACGCAAGAAATACGATAGCTACGGGCAATATTGGAAACAAGTCGGTACACAACCGGGGGGCGGCTATTCGCGAGGGGTTGGCGTTGACTTTGGCGGTTTTGATTTCGGTCAGTACGGCAGTTTTGAAGAATTTATCAACGATCTTCTCGGCGGTATCGGCGGCAATGGTGCAAACCGAACGGGAAGTTATACCTACCGAACTTCAACCTCTGGAGGACGGGCGGGATATGCGAATCCTACCGGTGCGCCGGGATTCGAGCGTGAGGCGAGTGCAAAAGCCAGCAACCAAGATCGAGACGCAACAGTTCGCTTAACTTTCACAGAAGCCTACAAAGGGACGAAGAAGCGATTTAATGTGGGTGGCGAAACAATCACGATTCGCATTCCTCCCGGTGCAAAACCGGGGACGCGCGTTCGCGTTCGGGGGAAAGGAAATTTTAATCCCTATTCCCGCCAACGAGGGGATTTGTATTTGAATGTGGAACTCGAACCCCATCCCTTCTTTCAGTTTGAGGGGGATAATCTAACCTGTGAAGTTCCCATTGCAACCGATGAAGCGGCGTTGGGGGCATCCATTGAAGTTCCAACCCTGGATGGGATGGTGATGATGAAGATTCCGGCGGGCATTCGTTCTGGTCAATCCTTGCGCCTGCGGGGGAAAGGGTGGATCGATACCAAGGGCAAACGCAGCGATCAATTGGTGAAAATCGCGATCGCGCCACCCAAAAATCTCAGCAAAACCGAACGGGAATACTACGAAAAACTCCGCGACCTGCGTAGCGAAGACCCTCGCAGCCACCTCAAACAATTTGCAATTTAGAACCATTTGCCCGTAACCACCCAACGGCGAACCCAAAACCCCAGGGCGATTCCTCCCAAAAAAACCAACCAAAAGAATCCCATTGGCGCGCCTTCAAACCCCGTGGGTAAATTCATGCCGAACGCACAGGAAATTGCCGTTAGGGGAAAAAAGATCGCCGCTAAAATATTGAGTCGGTGTGCTGCGCGGAGGGATTGGAGGCTGAGTTGCGATTGTTCTTCAGTTTGTTGCGCGATCGTGAAGTCTAGGGCGCTTTTACTATCGAGGTAGAGAAGTTCTAAGGTTCGTTCTATCTCTGCCGCGCGATCGCGCAAATCGATGATATTTCGATCGTCGGGAATTCCTTCCCTCGCCGTTTGTAAGGCTGCGTGGGAATTTTGTGCCGCGCGGTGTAGCGGGGTCAACTCTTTAAGGATCGCAAAATAATCCACCGAACTTTTGGCTTTCTCGTAGCGCCGCGTCAATTCTTCTGCTGTCGTAGCGTAAGCTTCAATATGTTTTTTGAGGGATTGCAACCCCTGTCCCCGTTGCGTACTCGTCCATTCGCCATTGGGTTTCCGCCAAAAAAATGCCCCCTCGCGATCGCCACGCTTGCCCTGTTTTGGTGCTTGGTGCAAAATCAATAATAAATGCCCCTCTGCAACCATCGCGCGCTGTTTTCCCGCACTCTTTTGACCGAGGCGTTGCTGAATCGTTTCCGGTAACGACCAAGATCGAGGCACTTTCATCTTCTCTAGGAGATTGAATCAACTGTCGCTAGCAACTTTTCAACACTGGCATTGGGAGAAAGGAAGGAAAATAAATGTTTATAGCGCAAGCGCCCTTCTTTGTCTAACACGAACTGCGCCGGAAGGGGCGCGCCTAATGCTTGACCCACTTCATAGTTACGGAAAACGTCGCAACTGGGATTACTTAATAATGGCATCTTTAATCCCAAATCCTTGACGACTTGCCGACTTTGGCGCGTATCCGTACTCGTTATCATTAAAACTTCTATCCCCTTTTGCACGAACTGCTCGTAACTCTCATTGAGTTCGATGATATGAGGATAACAGAGGGGACAGTATTGTTTTTCGGTAAAAATGCGTGTAAATGCCAAAATAATCGGCTGGTTACCTCGATAGCTAGAGAGGCGAAGTGTGGTTTGATTGGTAATATCTGGAAGCAGGAAATCTGGCACTTTCTGCCCAACTCTCAAGCGACTCGATGCGGGAATTGGGAAGAAATTGCGCAGGAAACGCCCATTGAATAGACCGCTAAAATCCGTAGAAGTCAGCATAATGTTACGCATAAGAGTATCTCAGCCAATAAACTATCCTACACTGCTACGTTTAATGTTACCGCCCATTTGGGGCAACCCGTTCATTGCACGTGTTTGTATGATTTGACCCTAATTTCACATTCAACGCAATTCTTCAGCTTATCGTTCTAATAACAGCGTGACGGGACCATCGTTTTCAATACTCACCTGCATCATTGCCCCAAAGCATCCGGTTTCGACGCGCAGTGAACTTGCTCGTAGCTTGTCTACAAAACGATTGTAGAGTTGTTCTGCGAGGGGTGGGGCGGCTGAATTGCTGAAGGAAGGACGACGACCCTTGCGACAGTCGCCGTAAAGGGTGAACTGACTAATCGCAAGTATTTCGCCACCCAGGTCGCGCACGGACAGTTCCCAGCGACTTTCATCATCAACCTCGCGAGGAAAAAGGCGTAAATCCAAGCATTTACGAGCCATCCAATCTAACTCCGCATCTGTATCGGTGGAGGCGATGCCGACTAACAAGTTCAATCCTCGCCCAATTTTCCCGATGGTTTCGCCCTCAACTGTCACTTGAGACGACTTCACTCGCTGAATGACAACACGCATAATTTTTCTTTTTCTCTAGCCAACTATAGCAATATATTGGCAAAATCTCTAATTATTACCTCTGTTCAAAATGACTTTTGGTTCACTCAGAATTCCAAGGATTTAATTTGTTCTTGAAGTTGCTTGTCAATGACATTAATTTGTAGGGTTGGATCGGTCACTTTGACATTGACGATCGTGCTTTCATCCTCGTCGGTAAACTCGTTGTTATTGTCTGAGTCTTGCCGAATTTTTAGAAAGATAAATTGACTATTTTCATCCAACTGCCATTCTTGAAGCTGAGTATTGTCAGGAACAATTTGGTGTAGTTTTTGGGTGGATAAATTGTATAGGTAGGCGAGGGAAGCATCTTTTGCTGTAAATTTCCCATCATTGTTAGAATCGTGCCGGACGGTCACAAAAATCAACTTGTCTTGGGGATAGTCAAAGTTCCACATTTGGAGTTGAGTTTTTTCTGGCGTGATGCGCCGAAGCGTTTTGGTGGAGAGGTCGTAGAGGTAGAGAAGTTTCGTGTCTGTTTCTGTAAATTCGCGATCTTGGTTTGAGTCTTGCCTCACTTCCAACAAGAGTAAGTTATCTTCTCGATATAGTTTCCAGTTCGACAGTTGAGTGTTTTCCGGTGTAATGGCTTGTAGGTTTTTCCCCACGCGATCGGAAAGATACAGTAAGGTTGCGTCTCGATCGGTTAAACGCTCGTCAGCGTTGGTGTCTTTTTCAATAATTTGATATAACCAGAATTGAGGTGATTTTTCTGGCGAATTATTTGCTTCTTTGGGAGTCGCGGTTGTCTTACTTTTCTCATTGTTTTCATCTTTTTGGGGGTCGCTCAAATCTTCAAAGTGACTGATAATTGCTTTGCGATCGAGAAGTAGGTGAGAGGATCCGGTGACTTTATTATGGAAGATTAAATTAGTGGTTAGAAATGGGTTGCGTTGGTACTCTCTAGAACTTTTGAGCTTTCTGACAACTTCAAACGCGCGATCGGTTTTTAAACCTAAAGGAGTGACAATATAATTGGATTCTTTTGGAAAAATAATTGACCCTAAACTGAGGCGAACGGGGGATTCCTCTGAGGATTTTTCAATCGTAACTCCACTACTTTCTCGTTTCTGACAAGCCTGACACAAACCAACTAATGCCATTCCAAGCAGACTCATGAAAATTGGAGTTAAAAATTTTGGCTCTGACATCAAACTCTTGCTGAATAATGCTTTATTTTTTAGGCTACAAGGGAGTTATCTCGATTTTCGGAAGATTTCGGATCTCATCCCCAAAATCCCGACTACTGAAACTCAAATCCCTTTGCCGTTAACTGTTGGCGCAACGCCTGAATCGTCACTGAGTCCAACGTATCTTCCCCCTCAGAATTCGCTTGGGTTTGCTGGGCAACATAATCAGCACGTTTTTGGTTGAGATCGCGCAATATTGCTTGAATTCTGGCTCTTTCTTCCTGTCTTTGGGCTACATACTCGCGCTTTTGGGCTAAAGTCATACCTTGCATCGCTTCAGGTAAGTCTGCATCGGTCAACTCTGCTAATTGTACTCGTTCTTCATCCAACGCATCTACTAAATCCCAAGAGGCATTGCGATAGTATCCAGAGGCTTTGGAAGCGCCTCGGCTGGCGATATTTGTCCCGGCATTGGCATCCTCAACTTGCTGTCTTTCTTGCCCAATTTCCCCCTCGATGCCATAGGGAATATACGTCTCGTTCAATCGTTGATTCCACAGGGCAATATCCGCATCATAAGGCGACTCAATAAAGGTCACGGTGCGATTGTGGTTAATATTGAAATGATCGCCTTGACCTGCTTGCGCGCCTGATACCCAGAAGGTTCTGTCTTCTGACTCCGGATTGCCACAGTAAATTGTGTTGACAAGAATATCTCGGTTTGCGGCAGTTTCAACGGAATCTTTCCAGTCAACGGGACCTTGATCGAAGGGTTCATTTCCGGCGATAAAAATCACTCGGAAGTTTTCGTCCTCTGCGCTCCAGTTTAATTCTTTTAGTGCGGAATTGATGACCCAACCGGCGTATTCTTGACCGCCATTGGTGTCGATACTAAATAATTTTTCTGACACTAAGTCGAGTTCGGAGGTAAATCCGTTGAGCAATGTGAGGAACCCTTCTTGGGACGGCAAATGGTCGTTACCATAGTGGTAGAGAGCAACTTCTAATTCGGGGATTTCTCCGTCTTTGGTGACGCTGGTTAAAGCATTGACAATCTCCCAAAGTTGAGTGCGAGTTTGATCGATCAAACCGTCCATACTGTTGCTAGAGTCAAGCAGGATCGCGATTTGGATTTTTGCTTTGGCAAAGGCGGCACTGGGGGAAAGAAGAAGTCCTAAACTTAGGGTTGTGGCGAAGAAAATTTGTCGGAGCTTCATAATATTTTGCGATCGCGTGTTTTCAGTCTATTCTTCATCTTAAGCCACAATTTTCCGGACTTTGGACTGCGTTACTAAAACTGAAACATTGATGGTTGCAAGGGCTTATTTCTCAACCGCCGCGATCGCGCCCAATACTTTCTCTTCTACCTTTGTGTCTTTAATTGTATTCGCCAATTGTAAAGCGCGATCGCGCTCCCCAGTTTCGGCTAAATTGAAAGATTGGTAGGCAAGTTGCCAATCGCGATCGCGGATCTTAATTCCTGGCGATTTTTTGTTTCTGTAGCCCTTTGTTCCAGTCGGACACATTAGAGTGTTATTTTTGAAAATGGGTTTGGGGGGACGCTTCAGGGTGGGTTTTCTCGTCTCGCAGATCAGGTGTGCGGTTTGCACTTCCTGGGTATCTAAATTCCCGGATACAAATACAACCATGCTTGCATAACCTTTGAAAATCGGCTTTATTTCGTCTTTCTTCTGCCAGTTTCCGAGGGGAATGCACCAAATTATGTTTTGGAAGCAGAGAATTTCTTTGCCTTTACTCCAATCTATCGCGTCAACTTGTGGGGATTTACCCTTACGAGGTGTTGCATAGTGAATGGCGTACAGCGGAGTTGTATGAAGAGAATAGTTGTAGTTCTCCGTTTGTTCTGGGATACCAATTCCTAAATCAGTCATCGCGGTAGCAAAATGCTCATACTCCAAGGCGTAAGCTCGTTGAGCGCGGCTCATCACACCAAGATAGTTTAGAGGTTCTGGTTCTTGGCACGCGCACACCTTTTGAAGCAATAAAGAAGGAAGCGCGATCGCGCCAAGAATGCCAAGGATAATAACTGTAACAATGCTCTCTATCGGCGATAATCGCCAAAACTTGCGTCGTCGCTCCATTTTTTCCCCATTCGAGTTCTCTTTTTCTTTATACCTCTGAGTGGGTTGATGCTATGCAATGGCGCGATCGCAGTTTCAGCTTGTTTAGTACTCTGTCAATACAGCAATGTGGGATAAATTCTCTCTCCGCGCCACCCTCGATCCGTCACATCAAAGTTAACAGAGCACTAGGTATGTATTGCGATTGTCGAGACTCCTAAATAATCTCCTGTTTTCGCTTCTCCTATGACATAAACATAATAAACTGCACCACTGCCTATAACGTATTCTTTAATATTTTTGAGGTTGGATTCTAACAAGCAGTCGAGATTTTGATATCTGACTTCTTCTGTTTCATCGTTACAGTTGTTATAATAGTCGCTGAATTTTTGCCAAATTGTGGCTATTGCGAATCCAGAGTTATGTAACAAGCGAGTAATCAATGCGTTTTTACTCTCGTCCACTTCAACGGTAAATTCTCTATCCATTGTTGTCGAATAGCATTGAATCATAGGAAGCTTGCTGTTTTTTAGTGTTTCTAAAACTTGTCTTTGTAATTCCAAGGTTTCAGGTTTTATATTTTTCTGTTCGGACAGAGGAATCATTTCGTCAGGTATCCAAAGTATTTCTACGCAAGGTATAAAACCAAGCCAATTACTATTGTTAAGTTGAGCAATTACAAAATCACAAGCTTCATAGACGATTCGATCGTGGTCATCCCAAATTTCAAAACGAAAAATTTCTACTGTTTGAGCTTGCGACTTCAATAAGTCCAAAAATTGTGTTTGATTATCTTGAATTTTTTGAAACAATTCAAGCTGTTCTGGACTGGCTTTTTTGCTTTCAAGCTCTTTATCTGTGTGACCACTTATATAAATATTTGCTGGTTGAATTAAATTTAAAAACTCTTCTTCTGAAATAGTTCTAATAAATGCATCATCTAACAAGAAGTTAGCTAAGTTGAAATCACCTTGTTTATTTACTTCCCAAGTAAAAGTTTCAGAAGAATATTCATTTTCGCTATAAAAAAGTAAGTCTTCAGTAGCTGCTTCGATTTCTTGAAATAAACGAGTGTTATCTGATTCTAAATTGGCAATACGGTTTAAGTTTTTTGCCGATAACATCAAACCATCACACGTATTACAATTCTTCCACAAATTTTTCAAGGATTTTCTAGGCACTAAATTTTGTGCTGTTAATTCTTGCTTTAGCTTAATGGCAACTCGTTCGATTAATTTAGTTTTATCTTTTGTGGATAGCGTATCTACATTATTTAAAATTTCCTGAAACTCAGCTTCGTTATCCATAATTAAAAGGCATTGTTGTCTATTTCACTATTATTTAAATCCTAAGCGATCGCGGACACCAGCGATACGTTACTACAATTCAATCATTTCCGTTTAAGAACTACCAGGGTAAGGTCATCAAACACCTTATTTTCTCCAATATGCTGTCGCACATCTGTAACAATTTCCGTGCGAATGTCTCCGGGGGATTGATGGCGATGCTCTCGTACCACTTCGCAGAGGCGCTCTAATCCATAGTGGGCGCGATCGCGGTTTTCCGCTTCAGTAATGCCATCGGTGTACAAAACCACCACATCTCCTGAATTGAGTTGAATCTGCGCTTGGGCGATAAAATTGGCAATCTCCGAGTCCAATCCCAAAGGAAATCCCAAATCGATGGTATCGATGCGTTCGATCGTTCCATCGCCGCGCACTACAATGAGTTCCTCGTGCTGACCGCTCAAATACAGCATTCCATCTTGATAATCCAACACCGCCAAGGTCATTTCCTTATTCGTTTTGAGCCGTTGGAGGTTGTCGTAAAGGGTTTGGTTGAGTACGTCCAAAAACTTCACCGGATCGGTTTCTCCGCTCTTCTGGAGCGTTCTGACTGCCGTTTGCGCCATAATCATCAACACGCCGCTTTCAAGTCCGTGTCCGGTGACATCCCCAATCGCAATCTTGACTTTGCCGTTGTGTTGCAAAACATCGTAGTAATCCCCTCCCACCTCGTCTGCGGGTTCCATAAATCCAACAATTTCCAACTCCTCAATCGCTTCTAATTCCTCAGCATTGGGAAGCACCATCTGCTGTAATTGTTTGGCGATATCGAGTTCTGCACTCATGCGCAGGTTATCTTCTTTGAGGCGTTTGTTGAGGGCGCTAACTTCTGCGTTGGCGGTGGCGAGTTGGGCGGTGCGTTCTGCAACTTTTTCTTCTAGGGTGCGATAAAGTAGGGCATTTTCGATGGAAATTGCAGCTTGAGCAGAAAGAAGTTTTAAGACTTCCAAGCGATCGGTTGTAAAGGCTTTGGTGACGAGATTATTTTCCAGATAGAGCAAACCGAGTGGTTTCCCTTGATGGATAATGGGGGTACAGAGGAGAGATTTGATTTGATGTTGCAGGATGTAAGATTCAGCAGCAAATTGAGGATCGGTGTAGGCGCGATCGAGAACGAGGGTTTTTGCAGTGCGAGAGACGTAGTTGATGAGGTTGACGGGAAGTTCGGTGCTTTGTTCGATGGGAACCGATTGCAGGACGTTAATTTCAATCGTTTTTTCGCGATTTCTGTCTTCTGGGAGTGCGCCAGTTGCTTCTAGGATTAATTTATCTCCAGCCCGCAGAATTAATGCGCCTTTTCGCGCCCCTGCGTTTTCAATCGCCACTTGCATCAAGCACGAGAGCAATCGATCCAGTTGAACTTCTTTAGAAAGAGCTTGAGAGGCTTTGAGGATTGCGGCTAAGTCTAGTACGCTGGCATTGCCTAAACCCGATAAGGAGGGGCTGATGCTTCGCGCGATGGTGGCGGTGAGAGTGTCTCCAATAGGTTTCGTTTCCCGCGTCAGAAGGGAGGTGAGGAGTTCGGGATAGTGACGTTCTAAATCTGTAACTTTTGCCTTAGCACCCCAACGTGCGTAGGCGTAGTAGGCGTTGGTTAAATAGGTTTGCGCGATCGTTGTTTTACCCCAGGTGAGGTAGAACTTTGCGGCGAGTTCGTGGGCGAGGGCTTCTTCATGAAGGAATGGATTTTCTTTGGCTGAGGCGATCGCGCGGTCGTATAATTCCATTGCTTCTACATTTTGCCCTAAAACTCTCGCTTTCTCCGCTTCTATTAATTCGTATTTGTGCTGCAAATTGGATGGGCAATGGTTTGCCCAAGTTTTTAGCTTTTCCTGACTTTGGTTTACGCGATTGAGGGCTTCTTGTCGCTCGCCTTCAGAGATTGAGGGGGTATTGAAATGATAGGCAATTTGAGTCAGGGAGGCGTAAAAATGCTGTTCGAGAAAGCCAAAGTTTAAAATAATGGAACCTGCATAGGTTTCTGCCAATCGAGCCGCTTCAATTGCCCCCACATAATCCCCGAATAAGTAGGAAAGCATCATTTTTCCCACATAGACAGAATGGAGGGATTGCATATTATTCGCTTCAATTAAACGTGGCAGTATTTCCGTCTCATTAAAACTCTGACCGATTAAATACAACGGTTCGGGAGATTCGCCCAATAAATTTAACGTAATTTGTCGCCATATTTTTGCATAATATAATGAAAAGTCATTATTGTATTTTTGAATCGAATCAATATATTTTTCCTGCTTTTG
This genomic interval from Lusitaniella coriacea LEGE 07157 contains the following:
- a CDS encoding DnaJ C-terminal domain-containing protein; translated protein: MASTDFKDYYAILGISKTASPEEIKKAFRKLALKYHPDRNSGDRASEAKFKEVSEAYEVLSDPDKRKKYDSYGQYWKQVGTQPGGGYSRGVGVDFGGFDFGQYGSFEEFINDLLGGIGGNGANRTGSYTYRTSTSGGRAGYANPTGAPGFEREASAKASNQDRDATVRLTFTEAYKGTKKRFNVGGETITIRIPPGAKPGTRVRVRGKGNFNPYSRQRGDLYLNVELEPHPFFQFEGDNLTCEVPIATDEAALGASIEVPTLDGMVMMKIPAGIRSGQSLRLRGKGWIDTKGKRSDQLVKIAIAPPKNLSKTEREYYEKLRDLRSEDPRSHLKQFAI
- a CDS encoding CorA family divalent cation transporter; translation: MKVPRSWSLPETIQQRLGQKSAGKQRAMVAEGHLLLILHQAPKQGKRGDREGAFFWRKPNGEWTSTQRGQGLQSLKKHIEAYATTAEELTRRYEKAKSSVDYFAILKELTPLHRAAQNSHAALQTAREGIPDDRNIIDLRDRAAEIERTLELLYLDSKSALDFTIAQQTEEQSQLSLQSLRAAHRLNILAAIFFPLTAISCAFGMNLPTGFEGAPMGFFWLVFLGGIALGFWVRRWVVTGKWF
- a CDS encoding peroxiredoxin family protein — its product is MLTSTDFSGLFNGRFLRNFFPIPASSRLRVGQKVPDFLLPDITNQTTLRLSSYRGNQPIILAFTRIFTEKQYCPLCYPHIIELNESYEQFVQKGIEVLMITSTDTRQSRQVVKDLGLKMPLLSNPSCDVFRNYEVGQALGAPLPAQFVLDKEGRLRYKHLFSFLSPNASVEKLLATVDSIS
- the dtd gene encoding D-aminoacyl-tRNA deacylase — protein: MRVVIQRVKSSQVTVEGETIGKIGRGLNLLVGIASTDTDAELDWMARKCLDLRLFPREVDDESRWELSVRDLGGEILAISQFTLYGDCRKGRRPSFSNSAAPPLAEQLYNRFVDKLRASSLRVETGCFGAMMQVSIENDGPVTLLLER
- a CDS encoding VWA domain-containing protein codes for the protein MKLRQIFFATTLSLGLLLSPSAAFAKAKIQIAILLDSSNSMDGLIDQTRTQLWEIVNALTSVTKDGEIPELEVALYHYGNDHLPSQEGFLTLLNGFTSELDLVSEKLFSIDTNGGQEYAGWVINSALKELNWSAEDENFRVIFIAGNEPFDQGPVDWKDSVETAANRDILVNTIYCGNPESEDRTFWVSGAQAGQGDHFNINHNRTVTFIESPYDADIALWNQRLNETYIPYGIEGEIGQERQQVEDANAGTNIASRGASKASGYYRNASWDLVDALDEERVQLAELTDADLPEAMQGMTLAQKREYVAQRQEERARIQAILRDLNQKRADYVAQQTQANSEGEDTLDSVTIQALRQQLTAKGFEFQ
- a CDS encoding type IV pilin-like G/H family protein; protein product: MERRRKFWRLSPIESIVTVIILGILGAIALPSLLLQKVCACQEPEPLNYLGVMSRAQRAYALEYEHFATAMTDLGIGIPEQTENYNYSLHTTPLYAIHYATPRKGKSPQVDAIDWSKGKEILCFQNIIWCIPLGNWQKKDEIKPIFKGYASMVVFVSGNLDTQEVQTAHLICETRKPTLKRPPKPIFKNNTLMCPTGTKGYRNKKSPGIKIRDRDWQLAYQSFNLAETGERDRALQLANTIKDTKVEEKVLGAIAAVEK
- a CDS encoding nuclease A inhibitor family protein; protein product: MDNEAEFQEILNNVDTLSTKDKTKLIERVAIKLKQELTAQNLVPRKSLKNLWKNCNTCDGLMLSAKNLNRIANLESDNTRLFQEIEAATEDLLFYSENEYSSETFTWEVNKQGDFNLANFLLDDAFIRTISEEEFLNLIQPANIYISGHTDKELESKKASPEQLELFQKIQDNQTQFLDLLKSQAQTVEIFRFEIWDDHDRIVYEACDFVIAQLNNSNWLGFIPCVEILWIPDEMIPLSEQKNIKPETLELQRQVLETLKNSKLPMIQCYSTTMDREFTVEVDESKNALITRLLHNSGFAIATIWQKFSDYYNNCNDETEEVRYQNLDCLLESNLKNIKEYVIGSGAVYYVYVIGEAKTGDYLGVSTIAIHT
- a CDS encoding SpoIIE family protein phosphatase, with translation MEYVCYATMYECNYLLWSSQDLASVEQKQEKYIDSIQKYNNDFSLYYAKIWRQITLNLLGESPEPLYLIGQSFNETEILPRLIEANNMQSLHSVYVGKMMLSYLFGDYVGAIEAARLAETYAGSIILNFGFLEQHFYASLTQIAYHFNTPSISEGERQEALNRVNQSQEKLKTWANHCPSNLQHKYELIEAEKARVLGQNVEAMELYDRAIASAKENPFLHEEALAHELAAKFYLTWGKTTIAQTYLTNAYYAYARWGAKAKVTDLERHYPELLTSLLTRETKPIGDTLTATIARSISPSLSGLGNASVLDLAAILKASQALSKEVQLDRLLSCLMQVAIENAGARKGALILRAGDKLILEATGALPEDRNREKTIEINVLQSVPIEQSTELPVNLINYVSRTAKTLVLDRAYTDPQFAAESYILQHQIKSLLCTPIIHQGKPLGLLYLENNLVTKAFTTDRLEVLKLLSAQAAISIENALLYRTLEEKVAERTAQLATANAEVSALNKRLKEDNLRMSAELDIAKQLQQMVLPNAEELEAIEELEIVGFMEPADEVGGDYYDVLQHNGKVKIAIGDVTGHGLESGVLMIMAQTAVRTLQKSGETDPVKFLDVLNQTLYDNLQRLKTNKEMTLAVLDYQDGMLYLSGQHEELIVVRGDGTIERIDTIDLGFPLGLDSEIANFIAQAQIQLNSGDVVVLYTDGITEAENRDRAHYGLERLCEVVREHRHQSPGDIRTEIVTDVRQHIGENKVFDDLTLVVLKRK